One window from the genome of Rufibacter tibetensis encodes:
- a CDS encoding Pycsar system effector family protein codes for MLKDSSTMAEVNEGHLPDEKKKKKDKLDKSSRGVETMFRITAANQMRLSDMADNKAHILLTINSIIVSILLSVLFRKLDTEPELLVPAILFLLTSLSTMVQAILVTMPRIKKDRPTHEDPATDKVNLMFFGDYHSMSLLEYEAGITEMMSNSKSLYGSMIKDNYHLGLVLQKKYTSLRFAYIFFMVGFVISVFSFVVTELLF; via the coding sequence ATGCTTAAAGACAGCAGCACAATGGCTGAAGTGAACGAGGGACATCTCCCTGACGAAAAGAAGAAAAAGAAGGACAAACTTGACAAGTCATCGCGGGGTGTGGAGACCATGTTCCGGATCACGGCGGCAAACCAAATGCGGCTGAGTGACATGGCCGATAATAAAGCCCATATTCTGCTCACCATCAACTCCATCATTGTTTCCATCCTGCTTTCAGTGCTGTTCAGAAAACTGGACACCGAACCAGAACTGCTTGTGCCGGCCATCCTTTTTCTGCTTACTTCCTTGAGCACCATGGTGCAAGCCATTCTGGTGACCATGCCCCGCATCAAGAAAGACCGACCTACGCACGAAGACCCAGCTACCGATAAGGTTAACCTCATGTTCTTCGGGGATTACCACAGCATGAGCTTGCTGGAGTACGAGGCCGGTATTACTGAGATGATGTCTAATTCCAAGAGTTTGTATGGCAGCATGATCAAAGACAATTACCACCTGGGTTTGGTGCTGCAGAAAAAGTACACCAGCCTGCGCTTTGCCTACATCTTCTTTATGGTGGGTTTTGTGATCTCGGTCTTTTCGTTTGTGGTAACTGAGTTGTTATTCTAG